A region of the Deltaproteobacteria bacterium genome:
CCAATGCAATGTTTTCCTCTAGTTTTTCGATAAGAGGCGCAGCCTCCTTCGGAGCCATTGAGCCATAGACATCGGCAAGCTGTTCTAGACGGGCTTCGTATTGGTGATCCTTTTGTTGCCTATACTCGTCTAGCTTGCGAGCAACCATTTTTAGCTCCACAAGTTTCCCAGCAATTTCCTCCTCCTGGTTCCTTAGCTCCTTCTCTCGCTCATCTAGCTGAATGCGGCGCTTCTCTAACTGCACCCGTCGAGCGTCGAGTTGCGTTAAGAGCTCCCTTTTCTCAGGCGACCACGTGGCCCGCCTGTCTTCACCTTCACCTGTAAATGGCTCTTCACCTTCTGGCTTATGGTGTTCCACGACATCTCTGTCAGCAACAGCCGTCATTGGCACTGCATCCACAATCTGTTTGCTTACTACGCTATGACTTGAGTCCGCAATACGCCGCTCATCTACGCTTGCACTGACTGTGCGGCTAAGAAAAAATAGCTTTCCTAAACCAAAGACCACGACTCCTACAATCAGTAGCGCATTTCGCCTAGATAGACACTCAACAATCCAATGCATGCGCGCTTTTACAAAATCCCCCTGCGACTCCTTCTTTTTTTTACTCCGCAAATCCGCAAGCTCCTTATCTATCTGCTTCAAACGCTTACTTGTAACGGAAGTGTTAACATCATCCCGTATGCTTTTAAGCTGCTCCTCAGAAATCGCCTCGCCAAGACGCGACTCTCTAACGGCACTCTGATTCTTCCGGCCGACACTCGAAGCAACTTTTGCATCCTGCCGCTTCTTAAGTTCACCAGCCAACAGTTCAGCCATATCCTTTCGTTGCTGAGGCGTCATTTTGGCTTTTATGGCCTCCAAATTACTAGTAGCGTGCCCGTTAACCATTTATTCCTCCTCGTTTGTTATATCACCTCTAGAAAATCTATATCGCTGAACAACTGTCTCTTCTATATCTTCTCGCTCGCAATGCGATACTTCTTTTTTATGCTCCTCTAGTCGACTCTTGCGAACAACTTCTAACGCCTTTACCTCCACTGCCTTCTCGATATATGCCTCCCTGGCAGTCTCAACGGCCTTAATAGCCTCTACGATCGTGTTTCGCTGGCTTTCGAGCGCTTCGCGCAGATGCTTCTGATAACTCGCCTTTAAATCTAACTCTGCCATCCTAATCGGTTTCTCAAACGACAGCGCATTTCTCTCTTGCGCCTCCACAATCTCTCCAAGCCTATCCTCCGCTTCTGTAAGTTCTTGGTGTTTAGCCGACAGCTCGCGCTCATGCTCCTTCTTAATGAGAGTTTTGTATTTCAATACCTGCTGCAATCGAAATTTAAACTTCTTCATTCGCCCTCAGCGCATACACCTTCTATTCCATGCTCCCACGCCTAACGCACATTAGCTACTTTCCCCACAGTGGCATTTGCCTGCTCTTCAGCAAACACCGCTCTTAGCAATCGCGCAGTCTCTTCTAAGGAAAACTTCTGCGTGGGCATCTGAGTGAGGAAAGTGTTAAGTCTATCGATGTGCTGTACGGCATAATCTACCTTGGGATTTTGCCCCTCTTTATAGGCTCCGATTGTAATGAGATCCTCTGCCTCTCGATAATCCGCTAGAACGCGTCTAGCGCGATAAGCGAGTTGCATGCCTTCCTCGTCTAGCAGTTCCGGCATGAGTCGCGAAATGCTCTGCAACACGTCCACGGCTGGATAATGCCCTCTGCCGGCTAAATCCCTACTTAGCACAATATGCCCATCTAATATGCCGCGAACCGCATCTGTAATGGGCTCGTTCATATCATCTCCCTCAACCAAGACGGTATAAAAACCCGTTATAGCTCCCGCTCCCACCTTAGTACCAGCTCGCTCCAGCAATTTTGGCAATATAGCAAACACCGATGGCGTATATCCGTGCGCGCTGGGTGGCTCGCCTACGGCAAGTCCAATTTCTCTTTGTGCCATGCAGAACCGAGTTATGGAATCTAGCATCAGAGTGACATTCTCGCCGCGATCTCTAAAATACTCAGCGATGGCTGTTGCGACAAATGCAGCGCGAATCCGCATCAACGCACTAGTATCGCTAGTAGCTACTACTATAATACTTTTCCGCAAACCCTCCTCGCCCAAATCCCGCTCAATAAATTCCCTCACTTCTCTGCCGCGCTCTCCAACCAACCCAATAACATTTACCGAGCTAAGAGCATGGCGAGCTATCATGCCCAAAAAAGTGCTTTTTCCAACACCAGACCCAGCCATGATTGCAACCCTCTGTCCCTCGCCAATCCTAAGCAGACTATTAATAACCTTCATGCCCGTGTTATAAGGTCTTTCAATGCGCGCTCTACCTAAGGGAGACGGCGGCTGAGAAAAAAGCGGCACCTCCTCGCCATCGGTAAATGCTGGACCATCGTCCAATGGCTCGCCCATGGGGTTAATAGTTCGCCCCAACAATTGAGTGCTTGCAACTATGTTGCTACCCTGTCCATGCGCCAGTATTGTGGCTCCTGGCGCAATTCCATGCATGTCGTCGAGAGGCATTAGCAGTATGCGATCTTTTCTAAAGCCAACTACTTGAGCTAATATCCTTTTTCCATCCTGAACAATGCTGCACGTCGTGCCTATGCTTGCCGCTGGCCCATTGCCTTCAA
Encoded here:
- the fliJ gene encoding flagellar export protein FliJ; this encodes MKKFKFRLQQVLKYKTLIKKEHERELSAKHQELTEAEDRLGEIVEAQERNALSFEKPIRMAELDLKASYQKHLREALESQRNTIVEAIKAVETAREAYIEKAVEVKALEVVRKSRLEEHKKEVSHCEREDIEETVVQRYRFSRGDITNEEE
- a CDS encoding FliI/YscN family ATPase, with protein sequence MWGRVNFALERSKPIAERGVVTQLTGLIIEGNGPAASIGTTCSIVQDGKRILAQVVGFRKDRILLMPLDDMHGIAPGATILAHGQGSNIVASTQLLGRTINPMGEPLDDGPAFTDGEEVPLFSQPPSPLGRARIERPYNTGMKVINSLLRIGEGQRVAIMAGSGVGKSTFLGMIARHALSSVNVIGLVGERGREVREFIERDLGEEGLRKSIIVVATSDTSALMRIRAAFVATAIAEYFRDRGENVTLMLDSITRFCMAQREIGLAVGEPPSAHGYTPSVFAILPKLLERAGTKVGAGAITGFYTVLVEGDDMNEPITDAVRGILDGHIVLSRDLAGRGHYPAVDVLQSISRLMPELLDEEGMQLAYRARRVLADYREAEDLITIGAYKEGQNPKVDYAVQHIDRLNTFLTQMPTQKFSLEETARLLRAVFAEEQANATVGKVANVR
- a CDS encoding MotE family protein, which gives rise to MVNGHATSNLEAIKAKMTPQQRKDMAELLAGELKKRQDAKVASSVGRKNQSAVRESRLGEAISEEQLKSIRDDVNTSVTSKRLKQIDKELADLRSKKKKESQGDFVKARMHWIVECLSRRNALLIVGVVVFGLGKLFFLSRTVSASVDERRIADSSHSVVSKQIVDAVPMTAVADRDVVEHHKPEGEEPFTGEGEDRRATWSPEKRELLTQLDARRVQLEKRRIQLDEREKELRNQEEEIAGKLVELKMVARKLDEYRQQKDHQYEARLEQLADVYGSMAPKEAAPLIEKLEENIALALLERMPGKRMGQILSLMSAERAVELTKKLTSKQLL